A region from the Vicia villosa cultivar HV-30 ecotype Madison, WI linkage group LG3, Vvil1.0, whole genome shotgun sequence genome encodes:
- the LOC131662212 gene encoding sodium-dependent phosphate transport protein 1, chloroplastic-like, with the protein MSSKALLFSFSPPSPSSSPQSRTRTTHSPSPFPSHLLSRRRGAGKVWADVKSEKQVPEPSSKYQDLSLHKKVARALDIGEDVEDEETLSFSPWWEVFPKRWVIVILCFSAFLLCNMDRVNMSIAILPMSAEYNWNPTTVGLVQSSFFWGYLLTQIAGGIWADTVGGKQVLGFGVVWWSIATILTPVAAKLGLPFLLVARAFMGVGEGVAMPAMNNILSKWVPVAERSRSLALVYSGMYLGSVTGLAFSPFLIHQYGWPSVFYSFGSLGTVWFCIWLNKAHSSPLDDPEMLPAEKKLIATNGMSKDPVKEIPWRLILSKPPVWALIVCHFCHNWGTFILLTWMPTYYNQVLKFNLTESGLFCVLPWLTMAISANFGGWIADTLVTRGVSVTTVRKIMQTVGFLGPAFFLTQLSHIHSPVMAVLCMTCSQGTDAFSQSGLYSNHQDIAPRYSGILLGLSNTAGVLAGVLGTAATGYILQHGSWDDVFKVSVGLYLVGTVVWNLFSTGEKIID; encoded by the exons ATGAGTAGCAAAGCTCtacttttctctttctctcctcctTCACCTTCTTCCTCCCCACAATCCCGCACCAGAACCACCCATTCCCCTTCCCCGTTCCCATCCCACTTACTCTCCCGCCGGAGGGGAGCAGGAAAGGTTTGGGCGGATGTCAAGTCCGAGAAGCAGGTGCCTGAGCCCTCCAGTAAGTACCAGGATCTATCGCTTCACAAGAAAGTTGCACGTGCTTTGGATATTGGTGAagatgtggaagatgaagaaacattaTCATTTTCACCATGGTGGGAGGTTTTTCCGAAAAGATGGGTTATTGTTATTCTTTGCTTCTCAGCTTTTCTTCTGTGTAACATGGATAGA GTAAATATGAGCATTGCTATACTTCCTATGTCAGCAGAATACAATTGGAACCCAACCACTGTAGGTTTAGTACAGTCTTCTTTCTTTTGGGGATACCTTCTTACTCAG ATTGCTGGTGGAATATGGGCTGACACAGTGGGAGGAAAGCAGGTTTTGGGATTTGGCGTCGTTTGGTGGTCCATCGCTACAATCCTCACTCCTGTCGCTGCCAAACTTGGGTTGCCTTTCCTACTAGTTGCCCGTGCGTTCATGGGAGTTGGTGAG GGGGTTGCTATGCCGGCCATGAATAATATTCTTTCGAAATGGGTTCCTGTGGCAGAGAGAAGTAGATCATTAGCTCTTGTATACAGTGGCATGTACCTTGGATCAGTCACCGGACTCGCCTTTTCCCCTTTCCTAATTCATCAGTATGGATGGCCATCAGTGTTTTACTCCTTTGGTTCTCTAGGGACTGTTTGGTTTTGTATATGGCTTAATAAG GCACATAGTTCGCCACTGGATGATCCTGAAATGCTGCCAGCAGAAAAGAAGTTGATTGCTACAAACGGTATGTCCAAGGATCCTGTGAAGGAAATACCTTGGAGATTAATTTTATCAAAACCACCTGTCTGGGCCCTGATAGTGTGCCACTTTTGCCACAATTGGGGAACTTTCATTCTTCTAACATGGATGCCAACATACTATAACCAa GTGTTGAAGTTCAATCTTACAGAATCTGGACTATTTTGTGTTTTACCATGGCTTACAAtggcaatttctgcaaattttgGTGGTTGGATTGCAGACACTCTTGTGACCCGAGGTGTATCTGTTACAACAGTCCGCAAG ATAATGCAAACAGTTGGGTTTCTAGGTCCTGCTTTTTTCTTGACTCAGTTGAGCCACATTCATTCTCCCGTGATGGCTGTTTTGTGTATGACATGCAGTCAG GGAACAGACGCATTCTCTCAGTCTGGATTATATTCAAACCATCAAGATATAGCCCCTCGATATTCT ggGATATTGCTTGGTCTATCCAATACCGCTGGAGTACTGGCTGGTGTCCTTGGAACAGCAGCAACAGGTTACATTCTACAACATG GCTCATGGGATGATGTTTTCAAGGTTTCAGTTGGGTTGTATCTGGTTGGAACCGTAGTGTGGAACCTTTTTTCGACCGGTGAAAAGATCATAGACTAA